In Prochlorococcus marinus XMU1406, the genomic stretch CTTGATACATCTAATGCAATAAATTGTTCAGCAAAAACTGGAGTTGGTATTAAAGATATATTGGAAGCAATCGTGAGAAGAGTACCTGCTCCTCAAGATGAAATAAAACTCCCTACAAAGGCACTCATTTTTGATTCTTATTATGATCCCTACCGAGGTGTTATTGTTTATTTCAGGGTGATATCTGGGTCTCTTAATAAGAGAGAAAAGATATTATTAATGGCGAGTAAAAAAAATTATGAACTGGATGAGATAGGTATAATGGCACCTGATCAGCAGCAAGTTGATGAATTACATGCAGGAGAAGTTGGTTATTTAGCTGCTTCTATAAAATCAGTTGCTGATGCGAGAGTGGGAGATACTATTACTCTTTTAAATTCCCCTGCAAATGACCCTTTGCCTGGTTATAAGACAGCAAATCCTATGGTTTTTTGTGGCTTATTCCCGACTGATGCTGATCAATTCCCAGATTTAAGAGTATCCCTTGAAAAATTACAATTATCTGATGCAGCTTTAAAATATGAGCCCGAAACCAGTAGCGCAATGGGCTTCGGATTTAGGTGCGGATTCCTAGGACTTCTTCATATGGAGATTGTTCAAGAAAGATTAGAAAGAGAATATGACTTGGATCTAATCGTAACGGCACCCTCAGTTATTTATAAGGTTAATTTAAATCAGCAGGAACATATCTTTATTGATAATCCTTCTACAATTCCTGATCCACAACTTAGAGAATCAATAGAAGAGCCTTATGTGAAAATGGAAATTTATGCTCCCAATGAATTTAATGGAACATTAATGGGTTTATGTCAGGAAAGAAGGGGAGTATTTATAGATATGAAATATATAACAACCGATCGAGTTACCTTGATTTATGAAATTCCATTAGCAGAAGTAGTTACAGATTTCTTTGATCAAATGAAAAGTAGAACCCAAGGTTATGCATCAATGGAATATCATTTGATTGGCTATAGAAAGAATGACCTTGTTAGATTAGATGTCCTAATAAATTCAGAAAGAGCAGATCCATTAACTTCTATTGTTCATAAAGATAAGGCTTATGGAATTGGCAGAAGTTTAGTTGAGAAATTAAAAGAACTTATTCCAAAACAACAATTTAAAATACCTATTCAAGCATCAATCGGTAGCAGGATTATTGCAAGTGAAAGTATTAGTGCTTTGCGAAAAGATGTTTTATCTAAATGTTATGGAGGAGATATTTCTAGGAAAAAGAAACTTTTAAAGAAACAAGCCAAAGGTAAAAAGAGGATGAAGGCAATGGGTAAAGTTGAAGTCCCTCAAGAAGCTTTTATGGCAGTCCTGAAATTAAACCAGTAATTTTTTCAAATTTAAAATTTATGGCTATTTATTTTTAAAAGAATTGGGTATATTTCAGTCATATCTGTAAAAAAAGATTTTGGATATTAACTCATTTAATCGTGTCGGCGCAAATATCAGAAAAGCTGGATTTCTAATTGTACTTTTTTATCTTCTTATTGTTTTAATAATGAAATTTTTAGAGGCCAATAATTTTTTTGGTTATTCATTTTCAATGTTAAGCAATGATATCTTTGCCCCTCCTTCGCTTAATCATTTTTGTGGCACAGATAGATTAGGAAGAGACGTTTGCTTAAGAACTTTGCAAGGATCATCCTTAGCGATAGAAGTTGTATTCTTAGCTATTATTTTTTCATTAAGTTTGGGTTTGCCATTGGGATTAATAAGTGGATATTTTGGTGGTTTTTTTGATAAATGTTTATCACTAATAATGGATACTATTTTTTCAATACCTGTAATTTTGCTTTCAGTTGTTGTGGCTTTTGTATTGGGTAAGGGTATCCTTAACGCAGCTTTGGCATTGTGTATTGTTTACTCTCCTCAGTATTTTAGATTAATCAGAAATCAGACAATATTGGTTAAATCCGAAACTTTTGTGGAAGCAGCTCAAGTTTCAGGAGCTGATGTTAAAACAATTATTTTTAAATATATTCTCCCAAATGTAATAACACCTTTGCCTATTCTGCTTACCCTAAATGCTGCGGATGCTGTTTTGGTATTAGGAAGTTTAGGATTTTTAGGCCTTGGTGTTCCTGCAGATGTCCCAGAGTGGGGAAGTGATTTAAATCTTGCTCTTGCCGCTTTACCTACAGGTATATGGTGGACGGCTTTGTTCCCAGGTTTGGCAATGTTTTTTTTAGTTTTAGGTCTTTCTTTTATAGGAGAGGATCTTGAAGAAATTTTTGATATTCAAAATTCTGAATAAATTTAGTTATCTTTAATAGGATCAAGTTCTCCTTGTTCATTCAACTTTGGATATTCTTTAGCTGATTTTTTATACATCGCAGCTAATTCTGGGTAACACCATTCAAAAAGTGTTTTTTGATATTCATCTATATTTAAACCTTCTCCATTATCGGGCAATATACCTTTATTTTTTCTTTGGCGAATAGCTTCAAATAATAATATGGAAGCAGCAACTGAAACATTCAGGGATTGAACCATACCTCTCATAGGTATAAAAATTGATTGATCAACCATTGATATAAGTTCATTACTTAGTCCCCATTTTTCTGCTCCTAAAACAAAACATGTATTTTGAGAATAATCAAAATTTCTATAATCTACTGATTCAGTATTAAGAGTAGTTCCATATAATTTAAAACCCTTATTCTTTAAATCAGATATTGCTGTGATAGTGTTTTCATGATTATTTAGTTTTACCCATTTTTGACTTCCTTGAGCAGTACTATTAAAAGTCTTAACGGCATTCGTTTTGCCAATAAAATTTGCTTCGAAAACTCCTGCTGCATCACATGTCCTTAATATCGCGGATAGATTATGTGGTTTATTGACATCCTCAACTAAAACAGTCAAGTTTTTCATTCTGCAATCTAAAACACTTTTGATTCGTTCAAATCTTCTTGGCAAAATTGACATTTATAATTTTTTTCACACTTCTAAATTATATTCAAAAAATAATGATTACCTATTAAATCTCTTGGTTTATAATATTTTAGTAGTTTGAATTAAATCAATGGCATACATAGAATGGGACTATACAGTAATAACAAGTATGGTAGAGAAACAAGGGTGGGATTTACCTGATCGTGAATCGGAAGAATGGAATAAATTTAACGATGAATTAGGAGAAAAAATGAGAGGTGTTGGAATTGTTTTTGAAAAATATTGTAAATTTACTCCTGACGTAGGAGAAGGAGTTCATCTCTTAGATGACTGATCATAAATATTTTTAAACCATTGATGTATCCCTTAATCAATGGCTTATTAACTTATAAGATAATATAATTTCACTAAATTAAAACTGGCAATTATTAAGGCTTTATAAAGCTTGTACTGTAAAAAAAATTTTTTATCCCACAAAAAAGTTATTTAATTTCTATATTTGAATAAAAATATGAAAAATAAATTAACTTTTTTATTCGATGGTGGTTGTCCACTTTGTTTGAGAGAAACAAATTTTCTAAAAAAGAGAGATATCACAAATCAAATTTCATTTATAGATATTAATAGTAAGGATTATGATCAAAGTCTTTTTAAAAACATCTCATATTCAGAAGCTATGTCAAATCTGCATGGGATTATGGAAAATGGTGAAATTGTTAGGGGACTAGATGTACTTGCATATTCTTATGAATTAGTTGGTTTAGGTTGGATTTATTATCCCTTAAAGATTAAATTATTATCCCCCATATTAAGACTGGTATACAGATATTGGGCAAAATATAGACTTCAAATTACAGGTAGATCCGATATTGAAAAACTTTGTAACTCCCAATGTGAACAATAAATATGGAAAATATCGATATAGACAGAATAATAGAAATGTGTTGGGAAGATAGAACACCCTTTGAAGCTATTGAGTATCAATTTGGTTTAAATGAGGAAGATGCGATAAAAATTATGCGTCAAAATCTTAAACCCAAATCCTTCAAAGTCTGGAGAAAGAGAGTTTCGGGAAGAAATACAAAACATATGGCGCTTAAAGATTCAACTAGATTTAAATCTACTCATAAAAGAAAATTATAAATTTTGAAAAATCTTTCTACTAAAACTTGTCCTGTTTGCAAAAGGCCGTTCGCGTGGCGTAAGAAATGGAAAAACTGTTGGGATGATGTTATTTACTGTTCAAAAAGATGCAGTAACAGGAAGTCGCAAAGATGAAACAAGTATCAATTATTTTCCCGAATCAACTTTTTAGAGAAAGCCCAATCTTAAAAATAAATTGTGAAATTTTGATTTTGGAAGACTCATTATTTTTTGGAAATGATAAATTTCATAAATTTATTAACCATAAAAACAAGTTAGTTTTTCATAGAGCATCTATGCTCGCTTATAAAAATTATTTAGAAATATCTGGCTTTAAAGTTTTATATATCGAAAACAAGAATAATATTTCTACAGTTGACTACTTATCAGAATTTATTAAAGATAAATATCAGAAAATAAATCTTGTAGACCCTCATGATTTTTTAATAATGAAGAGGATTAATAATTTTGTTGAAAGTAATAATTTAGCTTTAAATATTTTGCCTTCTCCTATGTTTATGAGTAGTGAAGAGTTAAAAGAGTTATTTGAAGCAAGTACAAAAAAACCTCTTATGGGTAGATTTTATGAAAATCAAAGAAAGAGCCAAAAGATATTAGTTAATTCGGATGACACACCAGAAGGCGGTAAGTGGAGTTTCGATGAGATGAATAGAAAAAAATTACCAAAAAAAATAAGCATACCTGGTACACTTAAATTACCAAAAAATAAATTTGTTTTTAATGCAGAAAGGTCATTAGCCAATTTTGATATTGAATTTATTGGAGAAAGTAATAACTTTTTATATCCAACTAATTTTGAAGAGGCAGATGAATGGTTAAATGATTTTTTTAAACATAGATTTTTCTTGTTTGGAGATTATGAGGATGCTATTTCTAGAGAAAATTCTGTTTTATGGCATAGTTTACTTTCTCCTCTTTTAAATAGCGGCTTATTAACTCCAGATGTAGTAGTAAATAAAGCATTACTTTTTGCAAAAAATAATAATGTTCCTATTAACTCTTTAGAGGGTTTTATTCGTCAAATTATTGGATGGAGAGAATTTATTTGTCTCATCTATAAAAAGTATGGAACAAAGATGCGAAACAGTAATTTTTGGAATTTTGAAGATAAGCCAATTCCAGAATCTTTTTATCAAGGAAATACAGGAATTGAACCTGTAGATGTTGTTATAAAAAATATTATTAAATATGGTTATTGTCATCATATTGAGAGGTTAATGATTATTGGTAACTTCATGCTTCTATGTAGAATTCATCCCAATCAAGTTTATAAATGGTTTATGGAAATGTTTATTGATTCCTATGATTGGGTTATGGTCCCAAATGTTTACGGAATGAGTCAGTTTAGTGATGGAGGTATCTTTTCAACAAAACCATATATATCAAGCTCTAATTATGTAAAAAAAATGTCTAATTTTAAAAGTGGTCCATGGTGTGAAATATGGGATGGCTTATTTTGGAAATTTATTAAAGATAATGAAACCTTTTTTAGAAAGCAATATCGTCTGGCAATGTTAACGAGAAATCTTGATAAAATGTCAGAAGAAAAACTAAATAATCACTTAAAAACGGCCGATAAGTTTTTAAGAGATATTCAATAAATTAAGAGTAATAACCTACAGTTTTCTTTGAAAAATTAAAAGAATATTATTTTATGACGAAATATTAAGTAAGGATGTTAGCTTAGGGAAAATTAGATTTATCTAATGGAAATTGGGACACTTTTTTTAAGAAGTAATTCGACAGGTATTATCACTTTTTCTGAATTAGATTGGATAACTACCCATCAATCTAACTTCACAAGGTTGGAGGAATTCATAGCTATTAAATTAGGCAGAATGCTTGATTCAGGATCTGTAAATATTGGTTGCCGTTTGAAATCCTGATTAAGTTTTTATTTTAATAATGAAGTATCAAGAAGAAAAAAAAATATTTTTTCGGGAAAGAATCCACTCTTTAAATATCTTTCTTTTTTTAGGATTTAATCTGTCACTTATTTCTATCTTAGGTTTTATTTTGTTTAATACTGCAATTGAAAAAGTAGTTTAAATTTTTGAATTTTTTGTATATTAAAGTTATCTTTAAAAATAAATTATATTTTGAGCATAGGATATTTACAAAGAAAGGCAGCTTGGGAAATTTTATTAAAAGTTAGTTCTGGTGATTTTTCTGATCATGCACTTGAAAAGGTTTTAAAAAATTATCAATTTAATCCTCTTGATATAGCTTTTATTACGGAATTATCTTTTGGATGCATAAGGTATAGAAAATTTCTTGATCTTTGGACGGATCATACATCAAAAATTACTCATAAAAAGCAGCCTCCAAAGTTAAGATGGCTTCTACATATAGGTTTATATCAACTATTGAAAATGGATAAAATTCCATTTCCTTCTGCTATTTCTACCACTGTAGAAGTGGCTAAAAAAACAGATTTAAATGGTTTAGCGGGAACTGTAAATGCGATATTGAGAAATGCATCAAGAAAATTAGAACAAAAAATTTTTCCGGAATTATCTTCTGATAGAAAAGAAAGAATTTCATATCTTGAATCATTTCCATTATGGCTTGTGAAGGATCTTTATAAATGGGTCGGGAATAGCGAGGGTGAAAATATCATTAAGGCATTTAATAAAAAACCATCAATTGATTTGAGAATTAACCAATTAAAAACTAATTTAGATAAATTTTTGAAAGTACTTCATGAAAATAAAATTGATGCTGAAATTATTAAAGATTTACATAATGGAATTACTTTAAAATCTAATCCAAGATCTATAAAAAATTTACCAGGATATAGTGATGGACTTTGGACAATTCAAGATAGATCTTCTCAGTGGATAGCACCTCTCTTAAATCCAAAAGAAGGTGAAAAGATTTTAGACGCTTGTGCAGCTCCAGGAAGTAAGTCTACCCACCTTGCAGAATTAACAAATGATAGTGCTGAAATTATTGCCGTAGATAGATCAGCAAAAAGATTGAAAATACTGCAATCAAATTTAGAAAGGTTAAATTTGAAATCTGTTAATACCCTTAAGGCTGATGCTACGAGTTTGATTGAATTAAATCCTAAGTTTATATCTTATTTTGATAAGATTTTGTTAGATGCTCCCTGTTCTGGGATTGGAACTCTTTCCAGAAATCCAGATTCTAGATGGTCTTTAAGTAAAGAAAAAATAAAATCTTTAACTTTATTACAGGAAAAACTCTTGGAGAGTATTTTTCCTCTTTTGAAAAAAGAGGGTACTTTAGTTTATTCAACTTGTACTATTTGTCCCGATGAAAATAATCTATTAATTGAACGATTTATTGAAAAAAACAAAACTTTAAAATTGGTTAGCCAAAAGCAAATTTTACCTAGCTTGGATTATCCTGGTGATGGATTTTATTCTGCAATAATTTCTTATAAATCTTAAAAATATAATTTATTTTTTTATTGGAATTTTATAAATTTCAGATATGAACTTCTTCCATAAATAAGCTGCATTCCCACTAGATAATTCAGATTCCTTGTTATCGTCGTAACCTATCCAGATCCCTGTTGTAAGGTTATCAATGGAACCAATAAACCAGAGATCTTTATTTCCATCAGATGTTCCTGTTTTCCCATAAATTTTCTTCCCTTTTATAGAGGCTGCTTTTGAAGTGCCTTCTTTTACAGATTTTTCAAGAAGTTTATTCATTTTCTTGTTTACTTTTAAATCTAATATTTTCTTTGAAATAGATTTGTTTCCCCAAATAGGTTGTTTTTTAAATGATTCTATTTTTTCTATGATTTCAGGGCTTTGAATCTTCCCATTATTGTTTATTGCAGAATATGCATTTGTGATGTTTAAAAGATTATCTCCATAGGAGCCAATAGCTAATGATGGGAATTCCTCAAACTCTTGCTTGTAACCTAGTCCAAATGAATTCGCTAAATTAATAATATTTTTTAAGCCGATTTTTTTTGTTATTGATATTGGAACGATATTTGATGAACTTTTAAATGATTCAATCAAAGATATTGAACCTCTATAGTCTTCTGAAAAATTTTTTGGGCAATAACTTTCCCAGCATATTGGTAAGTCTTCAAATTCATCGCTTAATTTTATTCCTTCTATTAATGCAGCAGCATAAGGGATAATTTTAAAAGTAGAACCTAAAGGTCTTACAGATGAAATCACTCTATTGTATTCATTAATTGATGGATTTTTGCTGGTTATCATTGTCCTGATTAGTCCTGTGTTTGATTCGATTGATAACAGACCAAATTCAAGTTCTTTAGGCCCTGCGTATCTTGATATTTTTTGACCTTTTTCTTGCCAATCTTTATTGATAGAAGATTTAATTCTTAAAAACTTATAATCATTTTTACTTCCAATTTTTTTATCTGTTTCCTCAAGAATAAAGTTTATTAGTAATTTATCATCTAAAAAATTATCAGCTGTTTGATAATTTAATTTTATTTTTTCTTTAATAGCCTTATTCTTATTTGCAAGAGAAATATATCCATCAACATACATTGATTCAAGAACTTTATTTCTATTTTTAATAGCTAGCTTTAAATTTTGATAAGGTGAATAAATTGATGGAGCTGGAGCTAATCCTGCAATTAATGCGATTTCTGATAATGTCAATTCTTCTATAAATTTTCCAAAATAAACTTGGGCAGCCTCGTCTACCCCATATGCTCCTGATCCTAGATAAATATTATTTAAATATAATTTTAAAATTTGATTTTTGTTATATCTCAATTCAAGTATGAGTGATATAAATATTTCTTTGATTTTTCTTTGAAAACTTAAATCATTATTTAGAAAAAGTAATCTAGAAACTTGTTGTGTAATCGTACTTCCTCCCTCTTTAACATAACCACTTCTAATATTTTGAATAAGGGCACGAGAAATACTTTTTAAATCTATTCCATTATGTTTATAAAATCTTTTATCCTCAGAAGATATAAAAGAATGTTTAAGAAAAAGTGGAATTTTATGATAACTATTATCTATTTCAAATTTGCGGCTTAATTTGCTTAGTATCTTATTATCAGAAGATGATATTACATAAGAATATTTTGTTTCCCGAAACTTTTTATTTTTAGATACGTCAAATTTTAACGTACTAAATATTAAACTAAAAAAATAAAAAGATATTCCAGAAAAAATTAATATTGGAATTATTAAAACAAAAGATTTGAATTTAATCTTTTGCACCTTAAGCAACTAAAAAACTATGTCCTATCGCTAAAGCTGTAACTAACATTCCAGTTATAAGGAACGGTTGGGCACTTGCTTGATATTTGACATCAAACTTTAGAGGATCTCTTAGTAACCACATATCTTGAAATGTAATTTGTGGAATTACCAATAAAACTAAAATTACAGAGGCTAAATGTTGACCAATAATGACTAATACTATAACCATTGCTAATTGAAAAATGTCAATCAGTCCTGCACTTATTCTACTTGCATTTTTAATTCCAAATACTACTGGTAAAGAATTTAAGCCTAGCTTTGAGTCTCCTTCAACACTTTTGAAATCATTAATAACAGCAATTCCAAGTCCTGAGAGGCTATAAGCAAGTGTTAGTATCGCCGTCACGATAGTTAATTTCCCA encodes the following:
- the lepA gene encoding translation elongation factor 4, whose amino-acid sequence is MTDISVSKIRNFCIIAHIDHGKSTLADRLLQDTGTVQQRDMQEQYLDSMDLERERGITIKLQAARMKYKADDSQEYVLNLIDTPGHVDFSYEVSRSLQACEGALLVVDASQGVEAQTLANVYLALENNLEIIPVLNKVDLPGADAEKIKQEIEEIIGLDTSNAINCSAKTGVGIKDILEAIVRRVPAPQDEIKLPTKALIFDSYYDPYRGVIVYFRVISGSLNKREKILLMASKKNYELDEIGIMAPDQQQVDELHAGEVGYLAASIKSVADARVGDTITLLNSPANDPLPGYKTANPMVFCGLFPTDADQFPDLRVSLEKLQLSDAALKYEPETSSAMGFGFRCGFLGLLHMEIVQERLEREYDLDLIVTAPSVIYKVNLNQQEHIFIDNPSTIPDPQLRESIEEPYVKMEIYAPNEFNGTLMGLCQERRGVFIDMKYITTDRVTLIYEIPLAEVVTDFFDQMKSRTQGYASMEYHLIGYRKNDLVRLDVLINSERADPLTSIVHKDKAYGIGRSLVEKLKELIPKQQFKIPIQASIGSRIIASESISALRKDVLSKCYGGDISRKKKLLKKQAKGKKRMKAMGKVEVPQEAFMAVLKLNQ
- a CDS encoding ABC transporter permease; this encodes MKFLEANNFFGYSFSMLSNDIFAPPSLNHFCGTDRLGRDVCLRTLQGSSLAIEVVFLAIIFSLSLGLPLGLISGYFGGFFDKCLSLIMDTIFSIPVILLSVVVAFVLGKGILNAALALCIVYSPQYFRLIRNQTILVKSETFVEAAQVSGADVKTIIFKYILPNVITPLPILLTLNAADAVLVLGSLGFLGLGVPADVPEWGSDLNLALAALPTGIWWTALFPGLAMFFLVLGLSFIGEDLEEIFDIQNSE
- the trmH gene encoding tRNA (guanosine(18)-2'-O)-methyltransferase TrmH: MSILPRRFERIKSVLDCRMKNLTVLVEDVNKPHNLSAILRTCDAAGVFEANFIGKTNAVKTFNSTAQGSQKWVKLNNHENTITAISDLKNKGFKLYGTTLNTESVDYRNFDYSQNTCFVLGAEKWGLSNELISMVDQSIFIPMRGMVQSLNVSVAASILLFEAIRQRKNKGILPDNGEGLNIDEYQKTLFEWCYPELAAMYKKSAKEYPKLNEQGELDPIKDN
- a CDS encoding thiol-disulfide oxidoreductase DCC family protein codes for the protein MKNKLTFLFDGGCPLCLRETNFLKKRDITNQISFIDINSKDYDQSLFKNISYSEAMSNLHGIMENGEIVRGLDVLAYSYELVGLGWIYYPLKIKLLSPILRLVYRYWAKYRLQITGRSDIEKLCNSQCEQ
- a CDS encoding TIGR03643 family protein, translating into MENIDIDRIIEMCWEDRTPFEAIEYQFGLNEEDAIKIMRQNLKPKSFKVWRKRVSGRNTKHMALKDSTRFKSTHKRKL
- a CDS encoding DUF2256 domain-containing protein, yielding MKNLSTKTCPVCKRPFAWRKKWKNCWDDVIYCSKRCSNRKSQR
- a CDS encoding cryptochrome/photolyase family protein, which codes for MKQVSIIFPNQLFRESPILKINCEILILEDSLFFGNDKFHKFINHKNKLVFHRASMLAYKNYLEISGFKVLYIENKNNISTVDYLSEFIKDKYQKINLVDPHDFLIMKRINNFVESNNLALNILPSPMFMSSEELKELFEASTKKPLMGRFYENQRKSQKILVNSDDTPEGGKWSFDEMNRKKLPKKISIPGTLKLPKNKFVFNAERSLANFDIEFIGESNNFLYPTNFEEADEWLNDFFKHRFFLFGDYEDAISRENSVLWHSLLSPLLNSGLLTPDVVVNKALLFAKNNNVPINSLEGFIRQIIGWREFICLIYKKYGTKMRNSNFWNFEDKPIPESFYQGNTGIEPVDVVIKNIIKYGYCHHIERLMIIGNFMLLCRIHPNQVYKWFMEMFIDSYDWVMVPNVYGMSQFSDGGIFSTKPYISSSNYVKKMSNFKSGPWCEIWDGLFWKFIKDNETFFRKQYRLAMLTRNLDKMSEEKLNNHLKTADKFLRDIQ
- a CDS encoding 16S rRNA (cytosine(967)-C(5))-methyltransferase, yielding MSIGYLQRKAAWEILLKVSSGDFSDHALEKVLKNYQFNPLDIAFITELSFGCIRYRKFLDLWTDHTSKITHKKQPPKLRWLLHIGLYQLLKMDKIPFPSAISTTVEVAKKTDLNGLAGTVNAILRNASRKLEQKIFPELSSDRKERISYLESFPLWLVKDLYKWVGNSEGENIIKAFNKKPSIDLRINQLKTNLDKFLKVLHENKIDAEIIKDLHNGITLKSNPRSIKNLPGYSDGLWTIQDRSSQWIAPLLNPKEGEKILDACAAPGSKSTHLAELTNDSAEIIAVDRSAKRLKILQSNLERLNLKSVNTLKADATSLIELNPKFISYFDKILLDAPCSGIGTLSRNPDSRWSLSKEKIKSLTLLQEKLLESIFPLLKKEGTLVYSTCTICPDENNLLIERFIEKNKTLKLVSQKQILPSLDYPGDGFYSAIISYKS
- a CDS encoding transglycosylase domain-containing protein, producing MQKIKFKSFVLIIPILIFSGISFYFFSLIFSTLKFDVSKNKKFRETKYSYVISSSDNKILSKLSRKFEIDNSYHKIPLFLKHSFISSEDKRFYKHNGIDLKSISRALIQNIRSGYVKEGGSTITQQVSRLLFLNNDLSFQRKIKEIFISLILELRYNKNQILKLYLNNIYLGSGAYGVDEAAQVYFGKFIEELTLSEIALIAGLAPAPSIYSPYQNLKLAIKNRNKVLESMYVDGYISLANKNKAIKEKIKLNYQTADNFLDDKLLINFILEETDKKIGSKNDYKFLRIKSSINKDWQEKGQKISRYAGPKELEFGLLSIESNTGLIRTMITSKNPSINEYNRVISSVRPLGSTFKIIPYAAALIEGIKLSDEFEDLPICWESYCPKNFSEDYRGSISLIESFKSSSNIVPISITKKIGLKNIINLANSFGLGYKQEFEEFPSLAIGSYGDNLLNITNAYSAINNNGKIQSPEIIEKIESFKKQPIWGNKSISKKILDLKVNKKMNKLLEKSVKEGTSKAASIKGKKIYGKTGTSDGNKDLWFIGSIDNLTTGIWIGYDDNKESELSSGNAAYLWKKFISEIYKIPIKK